A window from Armatimonadota bacterium encodes these proteins:
- a CDS encoding glycosyltransferase, with protein MRQRLVLKKPDHEESVLHDMDGDRIKIAYLIETAGRAGAETALVNLVGHLDRERYLPVAATGGPGWLADELRALGADVHYLPSTEGTRFSIRTLATIVRFLRDQRPHVVHTFLFQMNLYGAIAARLLRIPMIAAVCSKHYELAKWRRIMGWRLIARLSSVVTVNFCDLGDAFCRYARPPAADKVVVIPNGVDAQRFAHPRPRSAVRQGLGIPDSAPVIGTVGRTDPVEGQHFLIEAMAAIAASFPHARLVVVGAKVAPEFADLRRTAVIFGVDDRVVFTGTREDVPDLLAAMDVFVLPSLSEGMSNALLEAMAAGLPIVATTVGGNAEVIGEDGAGVLVKPGSPVELAQAICPLLHDPQAARAMGERARRRVVERYRLAQVASAYCSIYDRLARRNVDDSERIPASVSG; from the coding sequence GTGAGGCAGCGTCTGGTCCTGAAGAAGCCGGATCACGAGGAATCGGTGTTGCACGACATGGACGGCGATCGCATAAAGATAGCCTATCTCATCGAGACCGCCGGCCGCGCGGGCGCGGAGACCGCGCTGGTCAACCTGGTGGGCCACCTCGACCGCGAGCGCTACCTGCCGGTCGCGGCGACCGGCGGGCCCGGCTGGCTGGCGGACGAGCTGCGTGCGCTCGGCGCGGACGTCCATTACCTCCCATCCACCGAGGGCACGCGGTTCAGCATACGCACGCTCGCGACCATTGTGCGGTTCCTGCGCGACCAGCGTCCCCACGTCGTGCATACATTCCTGTTCCAGATGAACCTCTACGGCGCCATCGCCGCGCGCTTGCTGCGCATTCCCATGATCGCCGCCGTCTGCAGCAAGCACTACGAGCTCGCCAAGTGGCGCCGCATCATGGGGTGGCGGCTCATCGCTCGCCTGAGCAGCGTGGTGACCGTCAATTTCTGCGACCTCGGTGACGCCTTCTGCCGCTACGCGCGCCCCCCGGCTGCGGACAAGGTGGTCGTCATTCCCAACGGCGTGGACGCCCAGCGATTCGCTCACCCCAGGCCGCGCTCGGCGGTGCGACAGGGGCTCGGCATACCCGACTCCGCGCCAGTCATCGGCACGGTCGGGCGCACGGATCCGGTCGAGGGGCAGCACTTCCTGATCGAGGCCATGGCCGCCATTGCGGCAAGTTTCCCGCACGCCCGGCTGGTGGTCGTGGGGGCCAAGGTTGCTCCGGAATTCGCCGACTTGCGCCGGACGGCCGTGATCTTCGGGGTGGACGACAGAGTCGTCTTCACCGGCACCCGCGAGGATGTGCCGGATCTGCTGGCGGCGATGGACGTGTTCGTTCTTCCATCGCTGTCGGAGGGCATGTCCAACGCGCTGTTGGAGGCGATGGCGGCGGGCCTGCCGATCGTCGCGACCACGGTAGGCGGCAACGCCGAGGTGATAGGGGAGGACGGCGCCGGTGTGCTGGTGAAGCCGGGGTCGCCCGTGGAGTTGGCGCAGGCGATATGTCCACTGCTGCACGACCCCCAGGCGGCACGCGCCATGGGTGAGCGGGCGCGCCGCCGCGTGGTCGAGCGCTACCGGTTGGCGCAGGTGGCGAGCGCCTACTGCTCCATCTATGATCGCCTCGCACGCCGCAATGTCGACGACAGCGAGCGCATCCCTGCATCGGTTTCGGGATGA
- a CDS encoding DUF11 domain-containing protein, which produces MRAYFSRSLAVATAIVLLAAVLAAPVVGSDYRHINSFLFVWTATEADLPWIASHYDWVRLDANLVPPFRAFSAAPTWVYSNYNYVPIGGPKEDMYAWADANGLTWQQREDMFLHFAADTVHLPSAESTSPDRSIEDKFDTVWVYNGASYANRTTDAYGGGAFAVGGGVGWILYVGYDEPFKEVNLTLATPASANWDGVWEYWNGSAWAALSPTDGTADMTASGKVEKLPPPMASWARTTVNGVTHWWWRLRTTAAGTTQPVVAGGGFKGRNYYYPSGGYYRSPGWDSANDQNGDGVRDANVNPNATAIFRHEARVPWWEHTTQYVNMANANVRRWYPSWHAKLVTSPIGSTGYTFDTLFLDDAFVAFRVGNLQSGGTTVEGTSAGAWQAATLAMLQATKSAVGPGKIVFINTSELTGSVVESYIDAVDGFHGEGFIWAGGIYPRERLDALISRNAKGKWCQILAPGVAVEGDWERSKMTSLALFYLASGDNTYYEWGVDGHPGPFKQNWYKAIEYNVGQPRAPYYVLRQQDDPSCPHDEWGIAYMYAREFDNALVVSVPLPHWDSNYTASYTAALPIYAIPGGGTSSRYQKLNSDGTINPTILTAVTLRNAEGVILVKADLSPPAVTVSKSASPSQVAPGDTVTYTITYRNDSSAVIQNVVLTDPIPQSTTYVANSTKLNGTTVSPDPFAGGQISVPIGSVAAGASGTVAFQVVVN; this is translated from the coding sequence ATGAGAGCATATTTCAGTCGCAGCCTGGCGGTCGCCACTGCCATAGTCCTCTTGGCCGCGGTGCTGGCGGCCCCCGTCGTGGGGTCTGACTACAGACACATTAATTCGTTTCTGTTCGTATGGACGGCGACCGAGGCGGACCTGCCGTGGATCGCGTCACACTACGATTGGGTGCGGCTCGACGCTAACCTGGTGCCGCCGTTCAGGGCATTCAGCGCGGCGCCAACGTGGGTCTACTCGAACTATAACTACGTTCCCATCGGCGGCCCCAAGGAGGATATGTACGCATGGGCCGATGCCAACGGCCTTACCTGGCAGCAGCGGGAGGATATGTTTCTGCACTTTGCGGCGGATACGGTGCATCTGCCGAGCGCGGAAAGCACTTCACCCGACCGCAGCATCGAGGACAAGTTCGACACCGTGTGGGTGTATAACGGGGCGAGTTATGCTAACCGCACGACCGACGCCTACGGCGGCGGCGCGTTTGCCGTCGGCGGTGGGGTGGGCTGGATTCTCTACGTCGGGTATGACGAGCCGTTCAAGGAGGTCAACCTCACGCTCGCCACGCCCGCGAGCGCGAACTGGGATGGCGTGTGGGAATATTGGAACGGCTCGGCGTGGGCCGCACTGTCGCCGACCGACGGCACCGCCGATATGACCGCAAGCGGCAAAGTGGAGAAGCTGCCGCCGCCGATGGCGTCGTGGGCGCGCACGACGGTCAACGGCGTCACCCACTGGTGGTGGCGACTCCGCACCACGGCAGCGGGCACCACGCAGCCCGTCGTCGCTGGCGGTGGTTTCAAGGGGCGCAACTACTACTACCCAAGCGGCGGATACTACCGTTCGCCCGGATGGGACAGCGCCAACGACCAGAACGGCGACGGTGTGCGCGATGCGAACGTGAATCCCAACGCGACCGCCATCTTTCGCCATGAGGCCAGAGTGCCGTGGTGGGAACATACCACCCAGTACGTGAACATGGCTAACGCGAATGTCAGGCGCTGGTATCCGTCCTGGCACGCGAAGCTGGTGACTTCCCCCATAGGGAGCACGGGTTACACCTTCGACACGCTCTTTCTCGACGACGCATTTGTCGCGTTCAGGGTCGGCAATCTGCAGAGCGGCGGCACGACCGTCGAGGGCACTTCGGCCGGCGCGTGGCAGGCGGCAACCCTGGCGATGCTGCAAGCCACCAAGAGCGCCGTCGGCCCCGGCAAGATCGTTTTCATCAACACCTCCGAGCTAACCGGCTCTGTCGTCGAGTCCTATATTGACGCGGTTGATGGGTTCCACGGAGAGGGCTTCATTTGGGCGGGCGGCATCTATCCGCGGGAGCGCCTGGACGCACTTATCAGCAGGAACGCCAAAGGCAAATGGTGCCAGATCTTGGCCCCAGGGGTCGCGGTCGAAGGCGACTGGGAGCGGAGCAAGATGACCTCCCTCGCCCTGTTCTACCTGGCGAGCGGCGACAACACGTACTACGAATGGGGCGTTGACGGGCATCCGGGGCCCTTCAAGCAGAATTGGTACAAGGCCATCGAATACAACGTAGGCCAGCCCAGGGCGCCCTACTATGTCCTGCGGCAGCAGGACGATCCGAGCTGCCCTCACGACGAATGGGGCATCGCCTACATGTATGCCCGGGAGTTCGACAACGCGCTGGTCGTATCGGTGCCGCTGCCGCACTGGGACTCGAACTACACGGCGTCCTACACGGCGGCTCTGCCGATCTACGCAATCCCCGGCGGCGGCACCTCCAGCCGCTACCAGAAGCTCAATAGCGATGGGACGATTAACCCGACCATTCTGACGGCCGTCACGCTGCGCAATGCCGAGGGCGTGATCCTCGTCAAGGCCGATCTCAGCCCACCTGCCGTCACTGTCAGCAAGTCGGCGTCTCCCTCGCAGGTTGCCCCTGGCGACACCGTCACCTACACGATCACCTACCGCAACGATTCGTCCGCCGTCATCCAGAACGTCGTGCTGACCGATCCCATCCCCCAAAGCACGACCTATGTTGCCAACAGCACCAAGCTCAACGGCACGACGGTCAGCCCCGACCCGTTTGCGGGCGGGCAAATCTCCGTGCCCATCGGGTCGGTGGCCGCCGGCGCCTCGGGAACCGTAGCCTTCCAGGTCGTGGTAAACTAG
- a CDS encoding glycosyltransferase family 39 protein produces the protein MRTRTRKTISHRGGRALIAIFAVALLLRIGAGVAAHTWRDASRERNSPLGTSIAAARSFGFDHRETAIARGHGSDRVRTSVDAPFYPYLLAAFRVLGRQVGDDPAFILLLVLQAAVGAVLVVPVFRIGRRMFGVQVAIAGAALAAVYPGFVLAAAVLRPTVWQVTGFSVAFLALLRLCHQPSREAAVTCGVLSGLVALTQPVLLWIMAAALTGAIVMTRAQRRAVALTGALSLAIAVLVISPWLLQRHLVDGGFLFARSAGSLRSSQELRTAVSLGSRAVLFWASAPDWGSPHRLWYALPYAALLVLAVAAAVSMRRWLRYYLPALGAFAAATLVYAVAAGGPQERMPFEPLLFLFSAEGALLPARLAVNRARSARM, from the coding sequence GTGCGCACGCGAACCCGGAAGACCATCAGCCACCGCGGCGGCCGCGCGCTGATCGCGATATTTGCGGTTGCGCTACTGCTGCGGATCGGGGCCGGCGTCGCGGCGCATACGTGGCGCGATGCCTCGCGCGAGAGGAACTCCCCGCTCGGAACCTCCATCGCGGCAGCGCGCAGCTTCGGTTTCGACCACCGCGAGACCGCGATTGCACGCGGCCACGGAAGCGATCGCGTCCGAACGTCGGTGGACGCGCCATTCTATCCCTATCTGCTCGCGGCGTTCCGCGTGCTTGGCCGACAGGTGGGCGACGATCCCGCGTTCATCCTGCTGCTCGTGCTTCAGGCCGCGGTTGGCGCGGTGCTGGTCGTGCCCGTCTTCCGCATTGGGCGCAGGATGTTCGGGGTGCAAGTGGCTATCGCCGGGGCCGCCCTCGCCGCTGTCTATCCAGGCTTCGTGCTTGCCGCAGCCGTGTTGCGCCCCACGGTGTGGCAGGTAACCGGGTTCAGCGTCGCCTTTCTCGCCCTACTGCGCCTGTGCCATCAGCCGTCCCGTGAAGCTGCGGTAACCTGCGGCGTTCTCTCCGGCCTCGTCGCGCTGACTCAGCCCGTTCTTCTGTGGATCATGGCTGCGGCGCTGACGGGGGCAATCGTCATGACCCGCGCACAGCGGCGCGCGGTCGCCTTGACGGGCGCGTTGTCTTTGGCGATTGCGGTGCTCGTCATCAGCCCGTGGCTGCTGCAGCGTCATCTTGTGGACGGTGGATTCCTGTTCGCCCGGTCAGCGGGCAGTCTCCGGTCGTCGCAGGAACTGCGCACCGCCGTTTCCTTGGGCAGCCGGGCGGTTCTCTTCTGGGCCAGCGCGCCGGACTGGGGATCCCCGCATCGCCTGTGGTACGCTTTGCCCTACGCGGCGCTGCTCGTGCTCGCCGTGGCGGCAGCAGTGAGCATGAGGAGGTGGCTCAGGTATTACCTGCCGGCCCTGGGTGCTTTCGCCGCCGCCACGCTCGTGTACGCCGTCGCCGCCGGCGGGCCGCAGGAGAGGATGCCCTTCGAGCCGTTGCTGTTCCTCTTCTCAGCGGAGGGAGCATTGCTGCCGGCCAGGTTGGCAGTCAATCGGGCGCGAAGCGCACGGATGTGA